TGTAGGTGGCTTATGCACcaggtatttttgtttttctctcaatTTTTTACATATATTTGTCTGGCGCATGAATGAGATATTTCGCACACTTGGGAAGATGAGTGATTACAGAAGTAGAGAGGGGCAGGAAAgggtgagagaaaaagaaacggTGAAAAACAATGAGGAGGGATATGGATTAGAGTGATGGAGAAAAGAAGGAGAACGAAGGGGGTAAAAAAGGCGGTTGGcagggaaagaaaataaaataaggcTTGTTGTCTGCATGCAAATTGCTAGCACCTTGGCAGCCTAGAGATTGTGGCATTTGCAAATTATCTGAATATTATGACCCAGTCTTGCAGCTCTTGATTAATGATAGCTGAGATGTGTTCTGAAACATACGCAGACCTTAAAAAACCCAGAAACTAATTACTATTGCAATAAAGTAACATGCCGCTGGGCTGTGCTAATTCTGTAGatgtaaataattaaaacacGCTATCAAAAGAACTTTCACAATTATCTGGGAACATCATTGTACGAGTTAAAGAACACTAAATATATATACTCCACACTGTGTGATGAATCATGTGCACTCAGTACTAAAATAGAGCACAGATTAAACAGTCTGAAATATATTCAGTCTTTTGCTAGAAAGAAACATAACCAAAGGGGCGGGGTGGGTGGATGCAAATATGCTGCACTGTGCGCATGGTGAATGTCTTCAGACAAATCTCGAGATTAAAGGataaattcacattttcttAAGTCTGTCTTACAAACAACACTCGCATGCAGTTTTTGTTTGCTGTAATGATTCCTCTCGTCCATACTGGCTGTGCAGAGATCCCATCCTGATGTGGCATACAATTAAgagatgggggaaaaaaatccacagtgcatgcaaaagtgcAAGGGATTACTTCACAGCCGGCATGGACAGAAGGAACAGTTACAGCGACCAATGACTCTGTACATATGGGCATTTGAGTATTGTTTCATCACCAAATCATTCTCAAACCtgcaaaaaagaacaaacatGCAAACTAAAAATGCACTACAAGTGTacaatacagtatgtatgttgtATTTGATAGTTTGGGTTAATTTCTCAAATTTATGGTTTGCTTTACCTTAAATGATGAAATTCCGAATAAAAGACTACCATCTTTAAGACAAATTGGCAAAAGATTTAATTCTTAACATGCATCAGAAAAGACTCCAGTACCTTTTCCAGCTGGGCATTCTGCTTAGACTTGTAAAGCACCTCCCCTACAGCCACAAACACTGACAGCACCAGTCCTGCAGCCAGCACGATGAAGATCCCGCCGATGTTCTGCACCCCCAGAGCGCTGGCCTCTTTGCTCTCCTCCTCGGGACAGCCGTTCCCTCTCCACCACTTTTCCTTCATCATGTGCAGCTTCCCTtcctcctgcagctgcagaatgGCTATCGTGATCTTGTCTCTGTACGGAGAGCCTGTGAGGAGACATGAGATTAGCGAGCCCGGATAATAGCAGGATATGATAAAACCAGATTATGCCTTGCAAAATTATTGTTGAGTTTATGTGTATATTTAACCAGCGGTGGTGGGTGTACTGTATGAAACACACTCTGGCTTGCATGTGATCATATAACCTGTCATGTTATTGTTGGCTGCTTAGAGGGAGTTCTTTTGTAAGTCCTTCTTCAAATCCCACTAATCCCTATATTCACGAAGTGATTCCAAAATTCTCACTCCTCTCTGCAGTGTGTGAATTATAATGCACAGGGAGTTGGCAACAAAGACTTGGCTTTGTGTATCAGAACTGCTGTTGATTCTGACAAATTAGCTGCTCTTTGCACACGCTTTCATATGCCATAAATTGTGCGTATAAACAGGAAAAAACAGAGAAGCCCAGTGGAGTCTACTTTACAAGGGTGCATATGTGTTTGGGATTAAATGTGTGTATCTGAGATAGGGTTGCACTATCAGTGTGTTTTTATGCATGTTAGTGTCATTATGAGTAAAAGAACCCAAATCCGCAGACAGTGGGAAGGCGCCAGAATTAGCGACAAGGCATTAAGGCGCAGCGGGTGCTGGCTTGATCAAAGGAGGAGTAATCGTTGTGGAGTACCCGAGTGGGGTCGTGTTCCTATCCCATCCAGAGCAACACACGGCCAAACGAGACGCAGTGCACCCTGCCTGAACCAGGCCAGGGAAGATTAATATTTACTGTGAGCATTCATGTTTCATTTATAAACTGGTTTAAAAGCTTGTTAGTGTATTGATATGATTACAAACTCATACATAATTAAGCCTGGTTGCACATGCACATTAATGTGCTTATTTAGAGTGACTTAAAAGAGATAAAACAgtagtaaaatgtaaaataattataataccGACAGATGATAGAAATCATTTTACGAACATGGGAACATTTTGAGCTAAAACTTCGGGGGGAATTAATTCAATATGGCCCCAGGTAGCATCACTTTGTCTGTTGCTCTCATACAGTTTTGCCTGTCAGCCCCTTCAGATgattccctctctgtctcatcTATCATGTATCTGCTACCATCCATCATTCTTTCATCTCCATGTCTCTGTGTATTTAGACTGACAAGGGGACATTAATACAACAATGGAAAATTACACAAAGTGCAGCTGATTTTTGAATAGCATAAGAGTGTTTGCTTCTTTGATCATGACATGTTTTTGAGTGTACCAGTGGTGTGCTTCTGGGTGTATGTGCTGTTCTATGTGACATGCACACTTTGAGACATATACGTTACATCCATCCATTCTGTGCATGTACAGTAGATATGACTGCATATTCAAAGCTGTGCATATCTACTGTACATGCACAGAATGGAATGTGAAAAGCATATGCTTGCTTTATTTGAAGATGAGAAATCTATCAAGTATCCCAGTCCCTGGCTCCCCTCATATTTCAAATGATTAATGATGGCCTAACAAAGCAGGCCTTGGATAAATGCTAATAGGATGGGTCCTTAGAGAGGAGGATATGGAGAGCGGGGCCCAGGCAAATGGAAAAGCGCTGTGCTTGACACACTGTGCATACACAACTACCTGACAGATGTTCAACAGCAGAGGACATCCATCACTCCCACACTGTCTGGCTTCAAGTATTAATGTGATCATAGTTTAAGTTGATAGCCGTAGATGACGCATTTGCGTTTTGGGAACAGGACGTGTGAAAACCGTCAAGCACTAAAAGGTTAAGACTTATTATACgacttgctctggtttattgctgTAACAGCCCTACAGGGAATGCACTGCTAAACAGTGTTGAGCAGGGCAAAAGTTATAGTCTAGATGTTGACATGAAGGCTGAGGTCTTCATGATGTTTGGGACAAGGAAACAAGGGGAAACAAATAAAATAGTCCTATTCTTCCAAGACGACATCTGGCATGAAAACGGAACTCACTTTGAATTAATGATGCAATTAACGAGACCTCTTCTATTACAGCAGAAACATTTTAGAGGCTTTATTTCTGAAATATTGAGCAATGAACATCAGAATTAGAGATTGAAATGAGTTAGAGGGCAGTAATAACTTTGAAAGTGgacatttttaatcatttttcatGCATTAAAATACTAAACCACTTATCGCGGAATTGAAGTGATTTGGGGTATATTTTGTagtcatacagtatatttgataCACTATATCACCACATGAATGGAAACAGAGCTGATCCACGTTCTAGGTCTGTGTGTCCATCTCAAGGACATCAGTGTAAGTACTTCTGCACTTACGGCGCCACAGTGGGACTATATTTCACAGCATAACCTCAGCTTTGTTACAGCCACAGCAATCATGGCATCCCTGCAGATCCATAACTGGCCCATACTCATCAGCAGTAGCCGGGTCCAGATGTGGATGGCCAGAATTAATCCTCCATATTTTGATGGCCTTCATATCACTGGTGATATATGTGGCTATTACAGCTGGTTGCAATGCTCTCTGTGGCCTCGTCATGACCACTCTAACCTCTGTGACATGAGGATTGAAACCATCGCCAGTTTTCCCTGGAGTATCAGGATTGTAAGCAGCATGTTAATTAACCCTGAAAACACTGCTCTATATGCAACAAAACTGTTATCATTATACAGAAAGTGGAAACTGTTTTGGTTCTTGTGTCCCATCATAGGATGACAAAAGCTGGATCAAATAAGCAGGTTTGGAAAGTTCTTAGTGTTCATTTTATACTCTGAAAGGCTTTGTTCTTGGGGTTTAATGCTCAGACATAATTCAGACTGTGTCAAGTAAGTCACAGGGAATTGCACTAAATTGACTTACTGGTTGCTTTCTGTGATTGTTTCACTGTCTTAAACTCACTGCCTTACGTGACTGCAAAGtaggctaaaacacaccgttaAAAATCATTATGGCTAGAAAAAACCAAAGGGCGCCTGTTTCTTGAGCCCTGGGCACATTTTAACCTTATCCATAAATTCAGCCTCTTCGGCCATTCGCTTTTCATTAAGATAAACCTTTTACACCTCGCACTGTTGAAGCATTATACCTGTGACCCCATCAATAAAGGTCAACCTTTTCATTCTCAGAGCTTATCAATCATCCACACTACATGCTTATACCTTTATCTGTCGCATAGTATCTGCAGTATCTCTCTCTGACCTAAAGCTTTTCAAACGTTTTCATAAACACATCAGGCAGCCGCACGGAGGCATACAGAGGTTCAAGGTTATTTACCCATAGGTGTTCCCACTCCGTAGGCTTTGGAGTCTATGAGGCCTCCGATCTGTGTGAGGTTGCAGTTGCGCTGGGTGACAAACTCAATGGTAGTGGACTCCATGAGGAAGGCATAGTCTGAGGTCAAGGCGCGCTGGATGCCCTCATCCACGTTCTTGACCATCACAGATTGCCTCCTGCTGTTCATGAACTCCCACATCTTGTCGTAGGTGGAGATTTTAGTTTTCTACAAGATAACAAAGAATAGAAGGGGAATGAGATTGGTGCCGGTATTAGGAACTGGCAAAACAGGTggtggcttttattgtgaaacagtCACAGGAAATACAATACATTTGTCACCAAGGTTAGTGCTAAACatgatttttaataaaaaatgcatCTAGAAAACAGAACATGGTAATTTTTTGATAGCAGATCAGTTTTAAATATGGAAATAATTATTGAGTGACTcctttaataaaacaatatgaGTTTGTTTAGCTGCACAGTAAACAGATACAGCAGTAaagtattttgtgttttctggGGTATTAAACAACACTTGCTGTTACCACGGGTGACCATGGATGTCTAAAATCTTAAGGATTATAAATTTAATAAGTGAGAAAGAAGGATTCTTCATAAAACCACCCTGTAAACACCCTGGGGGACCCAGCTACCTTGAAGAAGGTCATGGTGGCGCCGTCCTCCACCACCCCGTACAGGATTTTAGTTTGCTTGGCCAGGTCATCGGCCGAGTCTATGGGCGACTCCATCCTCTCCACAGTGAGGAAGGCAGCCAAGTTGGCCGTATATGAGGAAATGATGATGAGGGTGAAGAACCACCAGATGCCTCCCACTATTCGAGTTGACAGGGCCTTGGGCATGAGCTCTGAGCCTGGTGTGAGGGAGGTGGCAGGAggcattgtttatttttaacatgtaaaaaaagaatCTAGTTTAGATTTGTTTTCAGCTCAGGCAGATGTAACACTCTCTTCAAGAAGAAATCACTTGAGAGAGCTCTCTAAACAAGATAACTGTTGGATTTCAAACTAGGGAAATGATCTTGTCTTGGTCACAAGTGAGCGCTTTAAATAATGCAGGAAATGCAGAAGAACACTATTTAAAAGTGTCTCCTGAGAACAAGGTGTTTGCATAAATCTATCCTAGAAAATCAAACACAGTGACGGGCTGTTTAGGCCAGAGAGTCATGTACCCAAGGTAACCTCACATCCTGACTCCACACCCCACTGATCTCTAGGTGCTGATGGGCCAAGGGCAAGAGGAGAGGACACTGGGTATAATAGTACTATCATTACTTTGATAAAGAGCATAATAATAGACTCTAGAGCGTGTGAATAAATCTCAATAGCCATGCTATTTGAGCTGCTGTTGATAAAAACATTGATTAACATTTCTTCAAAATGTCATCTCTAAGTTGTATTTGAATCTACCCTGTATACACATATATTCTGTGTTCCTATGAGCTAAattgattaaataaataaaaaacatgacatGCACATTTAGTCTAAGTTCTGTCTTCCTATCAGTGGACCCCCAGAGTTCTCTCTCTGTTGCCGCTGGCTTGGACAAAACAACCCAACCCTCAGAGACAGTGGGATAAAGAGAGCTTCAGCTCTACAGAGCAACAGCAGCCACAGACTGAGGCAACTACCTTGCTGCATGAGAGCCCCAACTCCAAACCAGAAACTATTGAGCAGCGTAAAATTGTTTTCCACTACATCCGAGTCTGGGTTGCATGGATGCGGGTTGTACCACTCGTAAGGGCTAAACCTATAAAAGGAGAgagcacagagacacatatgTCAGCACAAAGCAATGAACATTTCAAAACATTGAGAGCAGGAACAAAAGGAATGTAAATGTGTGGGAATCCTGTGTTGTGGCTTCAGGGTCGGAAGCTCCTGCAGAGACCAAAGCAAATCATTCTGGCTTTCGCAGAGATCAACTTATTGGCATATTCAAATGCCATCAGTTTATTGTGAGAACAGATCAATAGGCTGGGATAACACTGTCACTGGTGATAATGTTCCAGTACGTGATGATCTTTGGAGCTCATTTGGATTCACTGACTCCGGAGCCTTAATGTGTTTCCCCGAGCAACTGCAATCACCGTTACTCTGTGAATGCCACGTCCTCCTCACACCCCCAACATGGGacttgcttcttcttttttctcctgGTTTCCCGATAGCCATCTTTGTTCTTCCACCCCCTAGCTGCTTTATTCTTTTCTCACACTCCCGTCACATCTTCATCTATTTTCCCCATCCTGCACCATTCCCACCCCAACACCGCATTCCCCCCTGATTACCTTGCATCCCCTATGAACCTCCCCCTTTTACCACCAGCCTCCCACTGCCTGCCTTGGCTGAGTGTCTCCAGGTCAGTCGTGGACATTTCTCATTTATTATCCTAAGCAAAAGTGGCATGGCATTAGCACAGGGTGATTGGGTTAGTGTTAAGCATCAGGAACTGATTGAGTTTGTGCTGAAGTGGGTGATAGCAGGAACATTGCTTATGCAGAGTTGAGGGGCCCATCAGGTAAGGCTGTTTAGCAGCTTTTCCCCTCAACATGCGGCATGCTAATAAGCCCGCGGGTGCAGCCTTAAAGGTTCAGACTGCGATGAAATCTGATGCCATGTGTCAGTTGCAGCTTTTAGAGATGCACAGAgacatatatagatatatactgtGTTTACAAGGCACAGAGCAGTATTTCACATTACCAAACCAAATGTTACATGGCGGCAGTTTTATAGTAGCACTATTTGCTACAGATACAGCATTATTGCTGATCTACATACAGATATGTCATTTGATCTCTCCTTGTTGTTGATGCAGCCTAATTAACAGACTTATTTACAAGCATCGTAAACGtgcaacatttttgtcattttgctcTGCCTTTACAGCTATTTGCTATGCCATCCCCTTGAGAATCATCTACCTGGACATGGTTGTGATGACACACAATAATTCTTGCTGTCAGCCCCATCAGGATGTCGGATTTGCTGGAATGTCAATGAGCTCGGTCTCCTTGGAACCACAGGCAACTGAAACGGCACAATGGCCTTGTGGATGTGCAGAATGCAGTGTGTGCGCTTGCATGTGTTCGTATAAGTGTGTGGTTTTATGGCTGTGTGCATCAAGCCTCTGGCGCATGAATGTTTGCCCATGTGCCTTTATAGCTGTGTGCATTTTTCCGTGGTTGCAACTGTGTATTTGCATTTGCTCAACCAAATCCATCTCAAAGTCAAATGTTTTCAGGGATGATTTATTTACGTTGCCGTTTACAGAAAAACAATGTTGAGCTGCAGCTGGAGACCAATTGTGAGTGACACCTGATATGTGCCATAGGTGAGTGTAAATCTATACAACATGCTCTTGATTGGATTGCGTTTGTCCCTCTCAGTGACTACACGTGTATTCTGTATGCAACAGGCCAAGTGGTTCCTCTGGATGACCTTTGCCTGCAGCTGGCCCGTCCTGCAGGCCGTGTTTTGCACACCGATCACCAGGAAAAAGGGGACGTGAAACATGCGGACGTAAGGTCACCTCTTCACATAGAGCACAAGGGAAATGTCGAATTGTGCACAGAATTCTAAAaagatccccccccccccttttcctGTTCCACTTCTCCTTCGTCCGTCCCCGGCCACAATAACACAACACGCTCTCTCCATTAACTGTCTGTTGGATTCAATTACTCTGGCTGGCATTATAGATCTGCTGCCTTTCTTCTCTCAGGCCATGTGAAGAGGCTGTGTTGGGGGGTGTTAAAATCACAGGCGTCTGGGACTTGGACTGCCAAACTGCAACATCCTGTAATTACATGTAAACATTTTATAATGCAATTTAAATCATTTATTCTTCTTGGCAGGTGGACATTTTCTAGACTGGAAGAGGTTTTGCGATCTGAGAGAATACAATTTTGTTAATAAACAGAGGAATCAATTCAACCACAAACAGAGCTAGAAGGAACCACTGAGTGAAATGTATTTCTCTGGAGCTTGAAATTAGATATGTTATTTAATCAGAaaagatagtgtgtgtgtgtgtgtgtgtgtgtgtgtgtgtgtgtgtgtgtgtgtgtgtgtgtgtgtgtgtgtgtgtgtgtgtgtgtgtgtaaagcagtTCAAAGACTTGAATCCCTGGTGAGATTGAAGGTGTCTAGTGTTTTATTGTGCAAAATCAGACCTTCATAAACTCACTCCACTCACTCTATTTGCAGGggattaaagaaaataatatacTCTGCTTTTGGGGGATTGATCAATCAATCAGTGGCCATCCAATCAATACTACAATTATGAGAAAACTAACTCAGCGAACTGAAGAAGAAAACACTGTACTTCAGATTTCAACTTTGCTGAATATTTTTACACATAGTGTAAGGACAAGCAATATTTATTGCCATGGTGGGCAAAAAAGAGGCACAATGCATGCATGCAGACAAGAGCattataatttaataaaagTACCGAGGCCATTTCATTACAACCAGAAGAATATCAATATAATTGCATGCTAATCACTTACCCTGACCAACCGTGAAAACAAAGGGCTACGGGTATAATTTGCATATTCTGAACTAACTTAGGTGACAGTTGCTGCTTTCCTCTCATGTGATCATTGTGCCGGTAACATTTGATGAAATGTGCATTAAACCCAAACCTCTCAGCAATCAAATCGGAAGAGGAGCCCTGGGCTTAACACACATCTTTCCACATTGGTCATGCATTGGGGGTTTTAGGGGGGTGGGTTCATCATGATAATTGTAGGAATTGTACTCTTACAATGTCAGCATTGTACTTGTACATTTCTTACAGCAGATTAAGAGATATATAACAGGTAGCCTGTTTTACAGTTGCTGATGCTTGGCAAATGTGCCCAAAATAGCGTGTGGAGCTGATTTTAATGACCACGCCAGtgtttttccttgttttaaCAGGTTTACTGTAAAGGTACAGCAGGTaatgaaatctttttttattacctttttattctttttcatcAAATCTACTTTATCAATGCATTATAATGACGCTAGAATAATTGTTATGCAAATTTATGGGTGGTGAGTTCAAGTGCTGGTGAAAGGTTCGGAAATCTGAGATTTTGTTCTTTTGGGCAATCACCAcaccttttatatatattttatatataacagTCCACACTTCCAGTTGTATTTAAAGGCAATGATAatcaaatacaatttaaaagctATGGTATGTTTGGGAAAATGTTCAACAGTAGTGTAAAGTACAAgcaaacatgtaaaaacattggCATGGTCCTTTAAAGTAacgtatttatattttatatatttctttgtTGTAGACCATATTTCCATCACTGAAGTCATCTAAAAATAAAGAGGCATGGACTGCCTATTGCAGGACTGCTTTGGCCACCAGTCACAGCTAGATCATTTTCAGTGAATAAATTCACCTCTTTAGGCCTGAGGGAGCAAGCAACTGCTGTGTGTCAGTGAAAGCAGGAAAACAGATAGGCAAAAAGGATGTggaaggaggaaggagggaaggaaggaggaaggaagggaaagTGTGGGTATTGAGGGTAGACATGTTACCTGGCTATGACAAACAGCACACAACTGACACCCAAGCAAGCCAGCAGAATATACATCCAGATATCGGGCGAGAGGGGGTTGAGGAAGGAGAAGACCCCGGGGTTGGTGCCGTTGGGCTTGCGGTACAGGATACTTATCCCCAGCGTCATGTAGGGCTTCGAGAAGTCGATGACCTTCTCTCTGACGTAGGTGATGGCCAGAGGAGCCACTGCCAAGTCTGCTTTCTGCAATGACATAATACGGGTTGAGTGGGGTGGGTGGTAGGTGTTTGAGTCaaccaataaaaaacaaacaattgaaTTAACATCTGATTTCTGTCGACAGCTGGTCTGGCCAATGTGTACAGGAATTAAAGCTGCGGCAGAGGAGAGAAAATAGCTGGGGTCATTAGTTCAGCTGGATTAGCAGTTAGGAAGCTGAGTTTTTCTGGAAATTACAGGTTATATGTCCTTCCAATCCTTCTTATGTGGTGTCAAAGGTGAGTCACTGAGGCAATTTTGGGATTAGATTAATCTTTAACAGATTATCCCCCTCAAACGTAAGATTAGCCGTTTTTGGTgccttgagtttttttttttgcataatccCTCCAAGAAATACATTATTCATCAAACAGTGCCAGATTTactgtttcctttttcttccgTAGATTTCCTGCTTAAGGTTTTTGAAATTCTGTGGGTGGCgcccttttctttttatgttgctaatgctaactaactaactaccgTTTAGTTGTGAAGtcgcaaaaaacgaaaatgaattAAAGCAAAAATGACACACGTCTCAGGCACGATTAGGTCATTGCATTGTTGGTTATTATAAGTAAATAAACTGGCTagaaaatgcaggaaatggtcATTTCAGATTTTTCCCCCTGCATCTTACTATGTGCAGCCCTGTTGATAGTTGACTCACATGGTCCATTAGCTCCCGCACCATGCCGTTCCATTGCCCCGTGCTCTCATCCAGCGCTCCGTACTTCCCATCTTCCACTAATCGCACCTCATAGCGGAAGCCAAGGATGCCAGAGAGCTCCCTCAGCAGGTCGATACAGAAGCCCTCGAAACGGTCGTTCCCATACAGAGGCTTGTCTGACTTCTTAAACATCACATATGGCTCCTCCTGTACAGGGAAAACAAGTTTAGCTGttgttcttttctttgtgtgtgctgcttatgttttcatttgtctttGTCTACCAGTATGGTGGATACACGCAGGGATTTGTTAGCCAGAGAGTCTGTGATGTTGGATGTCTTGCTTTTGTGAAACTCTGTCATATTCAGACCGCTGGGAGGATCCCATGTTCCAATCTGTTGAAATAGTTCAGTGTCATGTTTATAGCACCTTGTCTACTGataagaaaaataatattaacaTTTTTCTTTAAGACTCAGAAGTCACACATCATCAACTACACCACTGTGTGACACACCTTTTCCAGCCCATCCTCCTTCAGACTGATGACATCCAGGTCGAAATCTGTCCTTAGTCCATTGGTCTTGTTAAAGAGAACACGTCCTGTCAAACCGTCCCAGTGAGCCTGCAGTCAGAAGCACACAGCATTATAAGCTAGAATCATCAGCACCGCCATTCCATTAACCTCAATGTATCGTCTTTCGCAACAATATCAACCTAACCGCTAAccataaaactttttttttgtcccaatTATGAATTTTGTCTGGCTCTCCCTTCATTGTCTATCTCAACAACATAACAAGAAACAATAAAGCAGCCGGAATAGAAGCAGGTTTGACAGGTAAGAGTTCATTATGCATGTGGTTCATTGTGCTTGAAGTTTCACTTCAAAGCCATTGGAGGAACAGACGGGCATGGAGAGCGATAGCAGACACAAGAGGGGGAGGAAGCGCCAGCTACTACAATGGCTCATTCTGAAAATTACCTGCAATGATACCATCCAAAGAATGAAAGAGCTTTGTAGAACAAAGCAAATGGCTGACCCCGACTATAGTTAAGGAGACACACAGAGGCTTTGATATAAACACGGTGGAGTCATGCAcggagagagagtgggagacAGGGCGTGaaacatcacaaaaaaacatgttgttgcTGTGGATAATAAGGTTGTTATTTAGATTACATTGCAATGAAGATTATTGTGTTGTTGTATTGTTAAGATTAGGCAATAAACTTGTTATAGTTTATGTTTTATCATGAGGATCGCAATGTCCTTCAAGAGAAAGACAATAATACTGTAATGCAAAATGTGAAACTAAAAGGAAGTTCACAAAGGAAATGTTTGCAAACATATACTTGTGCTGATCAATACAACATGCGCATGCTAAAGTGTTCAGCAGATTCCATAGGTGAAGACAGGGCGCACATTGATAGCACTGATGGCTTTGTACCTCTTTGATGAGGCTGATGAAACGCCCCCCGAAGCGCCATGGCTTGTGGCGATTACACTGCAGAGAGCTGACTGTGATCTGCTGCGATTGCTGCACCGCCACCGCCACCACATGCACGGCATCGTACATCAGCGCTGCATCCGTCTGCAAACAGGAAGGTGATATCATTAGACATTTTCACCACACTGCCAATACATCTGTCCACATGACCTTTAATCCGTCCATTTGTTCACCTGCGGAGGGACACAAGAAGCCGTGTGAAGTCTCGGGTGACTTGCTTTATTCTTTTGTCAGGACAAGAGAACATAAATTAGAAGTAATGCCAGCAGTAAATGCCCCGCACAAATGGCACGGTGTCTCAGCCTGTTAGTAAAAAATACCCAACCACTGTCTGAGGCAAGGAGAAAGCTCCGCCAGGGAGAGTCTTTCGGTGGAAGGCCGGCCTGTCACTGTGAGGACTAATGGTTCCTAATGGGTGTGCCTGCTCTCTAGAGGGAGGGAACGCAAAACAGGCACCCGTGCATACGGGACAACTCTGACTGGCAGACTTGGTGTAACATGCTAAGTACACAGAACAAAGCATAGCTGGGATACATGTTTAACTGCATTGAAAAACACATATGATAGCCATCCATAAAATCCCAGTAATAAATTATCAAAGGGAGTAAATGCTTGAGCTAAAATTTCTAGCAGTCTAACAGTGCGATGCAGAGGTTTATCTTTACTTTCTGCCTGGCATACATGAATTCCTTTCATGCCGTCTGTCCTCACAGTTTG
This genomic window from Perca flavescens isolate YP-PL-M2 chromosome 18, PFLA_1.0, whole genome shotgun sequence contains:
- the LOC114573110 gene encoding glutamate receptor ionotropic, kainate 2, giving the protein MERLCANVCNIFRGIFESIESGPSGAEELAFKFALNTINRNRTLLPNTTLTYDIQRINIFDSFEASRKACDQLSLGVAAIFGPSHSSSANAVQSICNALGVPHVQTKWKHQVSDNRDSYYVSLYPDFSSLSRAILDLVHFFKWRTVTVVYDDSTGLIRLQELIKAPSRYNIRLKIRQLPTETKDAKPLLKEMKKAKEFHVIFDCGHEMAAWILKQALAMGMMTEYYHYIFTTLDLFALDMEPYRFSGVNMTGFRILNTENSQVSSIIEKWSMERLQAPPKPDSGLLDGFMTTDAALMYDAVHVVAVAVQQSQQITVSSLQCNRHKPWRFGGRFISLIKEAHWDGLTGRVLFNKTNGLRTDFDLDVISLKEDGLEKIGTWDPPSGLNMTEFHKSKTSNITDSLANKSLRVSTILEEPYVMFKKSDKPLYGNDRFEGFCIDLLRELSGILGFRYEVRLVEDGKYGALDESTGQWNGMVRELMDHKADLAVAPLAITYVREKVIDFSKPYMTLGISILYRKPNGTNPGVFSFLNPLSPDIWMYILLACLGVSCVLFVIARFSPYEWYNPHPCNPDSDVVENNFTLLNSFWFGVGALMQQGSELMPKALSTRIVGGIWWFFTLIIISSYTANLAAFLTVERMESPIDSADDLAKQTKILYGVVEDGATMTFFKKTKISTYDKMWEFMNSRRQSVMVKNVDEGIQRALTSDYAFLMESTTIEFVTQRNCNLTQIGGLIDSKAYGVGTPMGSPYRDKITIAILQLQEEGKLHMMKEKWWRGNGCPEEESKEASALGVQNIGGIFIVLAAGLVLSVFVAVGEVLYKSKQNAQLEKRSFCSAMMDELRVSLKCKRRLKQKPQPPVIVKTEEVINMHTFNDRRLPGKETMA